A genomic region of Dehalococcoidales bacterium contains the following coding sequences:
- the map gene encoding type I methionyl aminopeptidase, which translates to MGIVIKSEREIAAMRRAGRVVAIVLEVLSGAIRPGMKTKELDVIAVRELKKLGAKPSFKGYHGFPANLCVSVNDEIVHGIPGERVLAEGDIVSLDFGAIYDGFQGDAAVTVSVGEVKPEAKRLIETTKDALEAGIAKAYAGARLGDISAAIQSCAESEGYSVIREYTGHGIGRQMHEEPQIPNFGQPGTGPVLKKGMVLALEPMVSMGDWQTRLGRDHWTVSMADGSLSAHFEHTIAITDAEAEVLTVV; encoded by the coding sequence ATGGGTATTGTGATTAAGTCAGAGCGTGAGATCGCAGCAATGCGTCGAGCGGGCAGGGTAGTAGCCATTGTGCTGGAAGTATTAAGCGGAGCAATAAGGCCAGGGATGAAGACTAAAGAGTTGGATGTTATCGCTGTGAGAGAATTAAAGAAATTGGGAGCTAAACCGTCGTTTAAGGGATATCATGGTTTCCCGGCTAATCTCTGTGTATCGGTAAATGACGAGATAGTGCACGGGATTCCTGGGGAGCGGGTTTTGGCGGAAGGTGATATAGTATCCCTTGACTTCGGTGCGATTTATGACGGCTTTCAGGGGGATGCAGCAGTAACGGTGAGTGTCGGTGAGGTTAAACCGGAGGCTAAGCGTCTTATCGAGACCACTAAGGATGCTCTGGAAGCTGGTATTGCCAAGGCTTATGCCGGGGCGAGGCTGGGAGATATTTCCGCTGCTATCCAGAGCTGTGCGGAGTCAGAAGGCTATTCCGTAATCCGGGAGTATACCGGTCATGGTATCGGCCGTCAGATGCACGAAGAGCCTCAGATACCTAACTTCGGACAACCGGGAACGGGGCCGGTGCTGAAAAAAGGCATGGTACTTGCTCTTGAGCCTATGGTGAGCATGGGCGATTGGCAGACCCGGCTTGGCAGAGACCACTGGACGGTATCTATGGCTGATGGTAGTCTTTCCGCGCATTTTGAGCATACCATTGCCATTACCGATGCTGAAGCGGAGGTGCTGACTGTTGTCTAG
- a CDS encoding adenylate kinase — MYIILLGAPGAGKGTQAAYLAQNLNLVHIASGDLFRQALEQNTVLGKQARSYMEKGVLVPDEITTKMVLERLAVLSNESGVVLDGFPRNLPQAEALDKALAGSSRAINSVVYIKVSPEVLLQRLSGRWICRNCQVPYHEVSSPPRVKGRCDRCSGELYQRPDDTPETVKKRLKVYFTETAPLIDYYVRTGKLVEIDGEGSVEDTGKRIVAALEKGR; from the coding sequence GTGTATATTATTCTTTTGGGGGCTCCCGGTGCCGGTAAAGGGACGCAGGCCGCCTATCTGGCGCAAAACCTGAATCTGGTTCATATTGCTTCCGGTGACCTCTTCCGTCAGGCATTGGAGCAGAATACCGTGTTGGGTAAGCAGGCCAGGTCCTATATGGAGAAGGGGGTGCTGGTTCCTGACGAGATAACCACAAAAATGGTGCTTGAGCGTTTGGCCGTTTTGAGCAATGAGTCCGGAGTAGTCCTCGATGGTTTTCCCAGGAACCTGCCGCAGGCTGAAGCGCTGGACAAGGCTTTGGCCGGCAGTTCCAGAGCTATCAATAGTGTAGTGTATATCAAGGTTTCTCCGGAGGTGCTCCTGCAGCGCTTGAGCGGGCGTTGGATTTGCCGTAATTGCCAGGTGCCATATCATGAGGTAAGTTCTCCTCCCCGGGTTAAGGGCAGATGTGATAGGTGCAGTGGTGAGCTATATCAGCGTCCTGATGATACTCCGGAAACAGTAAAGAAGCGGCTTAAGGTATACTTTACCGAGACGGCTCCCCTTATTGATTATTATGTTAGAACTGGTAAGCTGGTCGAGATAGATGGGGAGGGAAGTGTAGAAGATACCGGGAAGAGGATTGTCGCGGCTCTGGAGAAGGGTCGCTGA
- the secY gene encoding preprotein translocase subunit SecY, with protein sequence MRQRQTSRPRLLQAMFDAFRLPDLRRRILFTIGILVIFRFVAHIPLPGVDSVALQNLFEQNAMLGMLDMFSGGAMRNFSIAAMGVYPYITASIIMMLLTPIIPRLHALSMEGETGRNRINQITHWLTIPMAGVSGYGQMILLQREGVISSAAALPTAAMVLSLIAGTMFLVWLGELITEYGIGNGISIIIFGGIVAGLGSLVQQGYFAAQSVGIPNVVGYVVIVLVVIAVIVIFTEAHRRIPVQYAKSVFKGGRMYRQSGSTHIPLRVNTAGMIPLIFAMSIVIFPSMIASYFVAPAGADPNFANYIQNLFSADAALPMGLFYWGLYFVLTMAFAFFYTMVIFQQQDLPGTLQRQGGFIPGIRPGKNTKEYLDTVIKRITWAGALFLAVVAIVPFLAREATSIQVIQLSSMGLLIVVGVALDTMKQIEAQLVMRRYEGFIK encoded by the coding sequence ATGCGGCAGAGACAGACTAGCAGACCAAGACTGCTCCAGGCAATGTTTGATGCCTTCCGTTTGCCTGATTTGAGGCGGCGGATTCTCTTTACCATCGGCATACTGGTAATCTTCCGTTTCGTGGCTCATATTCCTCTACCTGGGGTAGATTCTGTCGCTCTGCAGAACCTATTTGAGCAAAATGCCATGTTGGGCATGCTCGATATGTTCAGCGGTGGTGCGATGAGGAATTTCAGTATTGCCGCAATGGGAGTATACCCCTACATTACCGCTTCGATTATTATGATGCTGCTCACGCCTATTATCCCCCGTTTACATGCTCTGTCAATGGAGGGGGAAACGGGTAGGAATAGAATCAATCAGATAACGCACTGGTTGACCATACCGATGGCCGGCGTTTCCGGTTACGGACAAATGATATTGCTTCAGCGGGAAGGGGTGATCAGCAGCGCGGCTGCTCTGCCCACGGCGGCGATGGTCCTGTCGCTGATAGCGGGTACCATGTTCCTGGTCTGGTTGGGCGAGCTCATCACAGAGTATGGCATCGGTAACGGCATCTCGATAATAATATTCGGTGGTATCGTGGCCGGTCTGGGTAGCTTGGTACAGCAGGGTTATTTTGCCGCCCAGAGCGTCGGTATACCCAATGTTGTTGGTTACGTCGTGATCGTTTTAGTTGTCATCGCGGTAATCGTCATATTTACCGAGGCGCACCGCCGTATCCCGGTCCAGTACGCCAAGAGTGTTTTTAAGGGTGGTCGTATGTACCGGCAGTCGGGGTCGACCCATATCCCCCTGCGGGTAAACACAGCCGGGATGATACCGCTCATCTTCGCTATGTCGATAGTAATCTTTCCCAGTATGATAGCCAGTTATTTCGTCGCTCCGGCCGGCGCTGACCCGAACTTCGCCAACTATATTCAGAACTTGTTCAGTGCAGATGCCGCGCTACCGATGGGGCTGTTTTATTGGGGGCTATATTTTGTGCTGACGATGGCTTTTGCCTTCTTCTATACCATGGTGATTTTCCAGCAGCAGGACTTACCCGGCACGCTGCAGCGGCAAGGGGGATTTATCCCAGGTATTCGGCCGGGTAAAAACACCAAAGAGTATCTTGATACCGTTATTAAACGCATTACCTGGGCCGGTGCCCTGTTCCTGGCGGTAGTGGCGATTGTACCGTTCCTGGCCCGGGAGGCTACTAGTATTCAGGTGATACAGTTGTCCAGTATGGGGCTGCTGATCGTGGTTGGTGTTGCTCTTGATACCATGAAGCAGATTGAAGCGCAGCTGGTTATGCGCCGATACGAAGGCTTTATCAAATAG
- the rplO gene encoding 50S ribosomal protein L15: MRQNELSPAPGSRKERKRVGRGNGSGHGTYSGRGSKGQKSRSGYRMKPGFEGGQLPLIRRLPRKRGFTNIFRVEYSVVNLDKLSFFEAGSEVTPERLLAAGIIKSLQHPVKILAGGDISYPLLVKADKFSAAARAKIEAAGGTVEEVGYAAETD; encoded by the coding sequence GTGAGGCAGAATGAACTATCTCCAGCTCCTGGTTCCAGAAAAGAACGGAAACGGGTTGGGCGTGGCAATGGTAGCGGTCATGGCACCTATTCCGGGCGCGGCTCGAAGGGTCAGAAGTCCCGTTCCGGTTACAGGATGAAACCTGGCTTCGAAGGTGGCCAGCTACCCTTAATACGGCGCTTGCCTCGGAAGCGCGGCTTTACCAACATTTTCCGGGTAGAATATAGCGTCGTTAATCTGGATAAGCTGAGCTTCTTTGAAGCAGGGAGTGAGGTAACGCCGGAGAGGCTGCTTGCCGCCGGGATAATAAAGTCGTTGCAGCACCCGGTCAAGATTCTGGCTGGTGGTGATATCAGTTATCCTCTTTTGGTAAAGGCGGACAAGTTCTCTGCTGCGGCTAGAGCTAAGATTGAGGCGGCAGGAGGTACTGTGGAGGAGGTAGGGTATGCGGCAGAGACAGACTAG
- the rpmD gene encoding 50S ribosomal protein L30 — MAKFRVVWVKSGIGYSKVQKQTLKALGLRRLNQSVVHADSGVVRGMINKVRHLVKVEETSS, encoded by the coding sequence GTGGCTAAATTCCGTGTCGTTTGGGTCAAGAGTGGCATCGGTTACAGCAAGGTTCAGAAACAAACGCTAAAGGCTCTTGGTCTGCGCCGACTAAATCAGAGCGTTGTTCACGCTGACAGCGGCGTAGTCCGGGGTATGATTAATAAAGTAAGACATCTGGTTAAGGTGGAGGAAACAAGCTCGTGA
- the rpsE gene encoding 30S ribosomal protein S5 produces MKELVSKINPEELVLTDKLVYVNRVSKVMKGGKRLSFSALVVTGDGNGYVGVGTGKAKEVPLAINKANANARRNLIKVPMAGSTIPHEIVVKFGATRVLLKPAAPGTGIIAGSSVRVIMESAGVKDILTKSLGSSNRVNMAKATILALTKLRDLKGELAKRRPVARVEDEVVNGG; encoded by the coding sequence GTGAAAGAGTTGGTAAGCAAGATAAACCCGGAAGAATTGGTATTAACTGATAAGCTTGTCTATGTCAACCGCGTCTCTAAGGTGATGAAGGGGGGTAAGCGCCTCAGTTTTAGCGCTCTGGTAGTAACTGGCGATGGTAACGGATATGTTGGCGTTGGTACGGGCAAGGCTAAGGAAGTACCGTTGGCAATTAATAAGGCTAATGCGAACGCCAGAAGAAACTTGATTAAGGTACCGATGGCAGGGTCTACTATTCCTCATGAGATAGTGGTCAAGTTTGGTGCTACCAGGGTCTTGCTGAAGCCGGCGGCGCCAGGTACGGGTATCATTGCCGGTAGTAGCGTCCGGGTTATTATGGAGTCGGCCGGGGTTAAGGACATTCTGACCAAATCACTGGGTAGCTCTAATCGGGTTAACATGGCGAAAGCGACTATACTGGCGCTAACGAAACTCAGAGACCTGAAGGGAGAGCTGGCCAAGCGCCGGCCTGTTGCTCGGGTTGAAGATGAGGTGGTAAACGGTGGCTAA
- the rplR gene encoding 50S ribosomal protein L18: MGKIEPGAARKNRHARVRARLSGTIDRPRLCVFRSLSHIYAQIIDDSSGHTLACASTLDQEVKGEANGRNKSGKAELVGSLMAKRALEQGITQVVFDRGGYKYHGRVKALAEAARQGGLKF; this comes from the coding sequence ATGGGTAAAATTGAACCAGGGGCAGCACGTAAGAACAGACATGCTCGGGTTAGAGCCAGGTTAAGCGGCACTATCGATAGACCGCGCTTGTGTGTTTTCCGAAGTTTGAGTCATATCTATGCTCAGATTATTGATGATTCGAGCGGACATACCCTGGCCTGTGCTTCAACACTTGACCAGGAAGTAAAAGGTGAAGCAAACGGTAGGAATAAGTCGGGTAAGGCTGAGCTTGTTGGTTCTCTGATGGCCAAGCGTGCTCTGGAGCAGGGGATAACGCAGGTGGTTTTTGACCGTGGTGGGTATAAATATCACGGTCGAGTTAAGGCTCTGGCTGAAGCAGCGCGACAGGGTGGGTTGAAGTTTTAG
- the rplF gene encoding 50S ribosomal protein L6 — MSRVGRMPITVPQGVAVNIEGNRVTVVGPKGELSRSFSPDMSITLSDGILTVSRPSDNREHRSLHGLTRSLLANMVVGVSSGFEKNLEIVGVGYRAEKVGDNLVFRIGFSHTVEVSPLPGVVLNAEAANRIKISGIDKEVVGQMAAEIKAIRPPDAYKGKGIRYAGEYVRLKPGKSKQAAK; from the coding sequence ATGTCTAGAGTGGGGCGGATGCCAATAACTGTGCCACAGGGCGTGGCGGTAAATATTGAAGGCAACAGGGTTACTGTAGTCGGACCTAAGGGTGAGCTTTCGCGTAGTTTTAGCCCTGATATGTCGATCACCTTAAGCGACGGTATCCTGACCGTATCACGCCCCAGCGATAATAGGGAACATCGTTCCTTGCATGGCTTGACAAGGAGCCTATTGGCTAATATGGTGGTGGGAGTATCCAGTGGCTTTGAGAAGAACCTGGAAATAGTTGGCGTAGGTTACCGGGCGGAAAAGGTGGGGGATAATCTGGTGTTCCGTATTGGCTTTTCTCACACGGTGGAGGTATCTCCCCTGCCCGGTGTGGTTCTGAATGCTGAAGCGGCCAATCGCATTAAGATAAGCGGGATTGATAAAGAGGTGGTTGGTCAGATGGCGGCTGAGATTAAGGCTATTCGTCCGCCTGATGCTTATAAGGGTAAGGGTATCCGTTACGCTGGTGAGTACGTTCGCTTGAAACCGGGTAAAAGCAAGCAGGCTGCTAAGTAA
- the rpsH gene encoding 30S ribosomal protein S8, with the protein MTVSDPIADMLTRIRNAIMARHDFVLVPSSKMKLAITTILKTEGFINDYEVIKGGGHRVIKISLKYDDRNCPVLSGLERMSKPGLRVYAGHKEIPRVYGGLGVAILSTPDGVMTGQQAWRKGVGGELLCYVY; encoded by the coding sequence GTGACTGTTTCTGACCCAATTGCTGATATGTTAACCCGAATACGTAATGCCATTATGGCAAGGCATGACTTCGTTCTGGTACCATCATCAAAGATGAAGCTGGCTATTACTACCATACTTAAAACGGAGGGTTTCATCAATGACTATGAGGTAATCAAGGGGGGGGGACACCGGGTGATTAAGATTAGCCTCAAATATGATGATAGGAATTGCCCGGTCCTTTCCGGTTTGGAGCGGATGAGTAAACCCGGATTGAGAGTGTATGCCGGGCATAAGGAAATCCCCCGTGTTTACGGAGGACTGGGTGTTGCTATCCTTTCCACGCCTGATGGTGTCATGACGGGACAGCAGGCTTGGCGTAAGGGTGTCGGTGGTGAGCTATTGTGCTATGTTTACTAA
- a CDS encoding type Z 30S ribosomal protein S14: MAKKSIVVRSKRQPKYMVQQYHRCYLCGRPRAYMRRFGLCRICFRKLALAGQVPGVRKSSW; the protein is encoded by the coding sequence ATGGCTAAGAAATCAATAGTTGTAAGGTCCAAGCGCCAGCCAAAATACATGGTACAGCAGTATCACCGTTGCTACCTGTGTGGCCGGCCCCGTGCCTATATGCGTCGTTTTGGTCTGTGCCGCATTTGTTTCCGCAAGCTGGCACTTGCTGGTCAGGTGCCCGGGGTAAGGAAATCGAGCTGGTAG
- the rplE gene encoding 50S ribosomal protein L5, with protein MSRLRERYKKEVIPGLMKLYGYRNVMQIPRLEKLVLNIGLGEAIQNAKAIEAAESDLVAISGQHPVITRAKKSIAAFKLRTGMPIGLKVTLRGERMYEFFDKLVNAVLSRRREFQGVPRNAFDGRGNYTLGLNEQIVFPEVDYDKVDKIRGLEISVVTTAKTDEEGRHLLELLGMPFSKD; from the coding sequence GTGTCGCGACTTAGAGAAAGGTACAAAAAAGAAGTCATTCCTGGTCTAATGAAGCTTTACGGATATCGTAACGTAATGCAGATACCCCGTCTGGAGAAGTTGGTGCTCAACATCGGGCTGGGGGAGGCAATTCAGAACGCCAAAGCTATTGAGGCCGCGGAGAGCGATCTGGTGGCTATTTCGGGGCAGCATCCGGTAATTACCCGGGCTAAGAAATCTATCGCTGCCTTTAAGTTAAGAACGGGTATGCCGATCGGGCTTAAGGTAACCTTGCGTGGAGAACGCATGTACGAGTTTTTTGATAAGCTGGTTAATGCTGTTCTGTCCCGTCGTCGTGAGTTTCAGGGGGTTCCCCGGAACGCCTTTGACGGTCGGGGCAACTATACCCTGGGTCTTAACGAGCAGATCGTTTTTCCTGAGGTGGATTACGACAAGGTAGACAAAATACGCGGACTGGAAATCTCGGTTGTTACTACGGCAAAGACAGATGAGGAAGGCCGGCATTTGCTGGAGTTGTTAGGTATGCCCTTTAGTAAGGATTAG
- the rplX gene encoding 50S ribosomal protein L24, translated as MKIRKDDTVLVIAGKDRGKKGKVRFAYPKNNTLVVEGINFIRKHARATGRVKQAGIIEQEAQITVSNVMLLCSRCNHPTRVGFRFLEDGRKVRICRVCHEVIE; from the coding sequence GTGAAGATTAGAAAGGATGATACCGTACTGGTCATTGCCGGTAAGGACAGGGGTAAAAAGGGTAAGGTGCGTTTTGCTTATCCTAAGAATAACACGCTGGTAGTCGAGGGGATCAACTTTATCAGAAAACACGCCAGGGCTACCGGCCGGGTCAAGCAGGCTGGTATCATAGAGCAGGAGGCACAAATCACTGTGTCGAATGTTATGCTCCTTTGTAGTCGGTGTAATCATCCCACCCGCGTCGGTTTCCGCTTTCTGGAAGACGGGCGAAAAGTGCGTATATGTCGTGTTTGTCATGAGGTGATTGAATAA
- the rplN gene encoding 50S ribosomal protein L14: protein MIQPQTRLKVADNTGARQLMCINIPGSVRKYARVGDVIVASVKRAIPGGLVKKGEVVKAVIVRSTGQYRRPDGSYIKFDENAAVILTDKNNPKGSRIFGPVARELRDKNFTKIISLAPEVL from the coding sequence ATGATTCAACCACAAACCAGATTAAAGGTGGCCGATAATACCGGGGCCCGGCAGCTTATGTGTATTAATATACCGGGCAGCGTGAGAAAGTACGCTCGAGTCGGTGATGTTATTGTCGCTTCGGTGAAAAGAGCGATACCGGGAGGGTTGGTGAAGAAGGGGGAAGTAGTCAAGGCGGTTATTGTTCGTAGTACCGGACAGTATCGCCGTCCGGATGGCTCTTATATCAAGTTTGATGAAAATGCGGCGGTGATTCTGACCGATAAGAATAACCCCAAGGGGAGCCGGATATTTGGGCCGGTCGCCAGGGAGTTGCGCGATAAGAATTTTACCAAGATTATTTCGCTGGCTCCTGAAGTATTGTGA
- the rpsQ gene encoding 30S ribosomal protein S17 yields the protein MEVKRKTRVGCVVSNRMDKTVLVAVETPRRHPLYKKTMKRAVKYKAHDEGNKCGLGDIVRIEETRPLSRLKRWRVAEVITKGNIVELQPKEIA from the coding sequence ATGGAAGTTAAACGAAAAACAAGGGTCGGTTGTGTTGTGAGCAACCGGATGGACAAAACGGTGCTGGTGGCGGTAGAAACTCCCAGACGCCATCCGTTATATAAGAAGACGATGAAGAGAGCGGTCAAATATAAGGCCCATGACGAGGGTAATAAATGTGGTTTGGGTGATATAGTCAGGATTGAAGAGACTCGTCCGCTCTCGCGGTTAAAGAGGTGGCGGGTAGCTGAGGTCATCACTAAGGGAAATATAGTTGAACTTCAGCCTAAGGAAATAGCCTGA
- the rpmC gene encoding 50S ribosomal protein L29, whose product MKVEEIRILSDEELKKQLESAYEALFSCRLKLSTRQLTNHREIPMIKKKIARIKSVIRERELGVR is encoded by the coding sequence TTGAAGGTCGAAGAAATCAGGATTCTCAGTGATGAGGAATTGAAGAAGCAATTAGAGTCGGCTTACGAGGCGCTTTTTAGTTGTCGTCTTAAACTGTCCACCAGGCAGTTGACCAACCATCGTGAAATCCCGATGATCAAGAAAAAGATTGCCCGAATAAAGTCCGTAATCAGGGAGAGAGAGTTAGGAGTAAGGTAG
- the rplP gene encoding 50S ribosomal protein L16: MLQPKRVKYRKSHKGRRNGNAQAGNTVAFGSFGLQAAGCAWLTNRQIEAARRAMTHYVRRGGKIWIRIFPDKPVTAKPAETRMGSGKGPVDHWVAVVKPGRILFEMGGVTEEVAKGAMRLASYKLPISTKFVVNDSGAGAGVDSVK; encoded by the coding sequence ATGTTACAACCTAAACGGGTGAAGTACCGAAAGTCTCATAAAGGACGTCGTAACGGTAATGCTCAGGCAGGGAACACGGTTGCTTTCGGCAGTTTCGGATTGCAGGCAGCAGGGTGTGCCTGGCTCACTAATCGTCAAATTGAGGCTGCGCGGCGGGCGATGACCCATTATGTGCGTCGTGGTGGTAAAATATGGATACGTATATTCCCGGACAAGCCGGTTACGGCGAAGCCGGCCGAGACCCGCATGGGCTCAGGTAAGGGACCGGTAGACCACTGGGTAGCTGTGGTCAAGCCCGGGAGAATACTGTTTGAGATGGGGGGTGTTACTGAGGAGGTGGCCAAGGGGGCTATGCGGTTGGCTTCATATAAGCTACCAATCAGTACCAAGTTTGTTGTCAACGATTCCGGAGCGGGTGCCGGCGTTGATTCTGTAAAATAA
- the rplV gene encoding 50S ribosomal protein L22: MEVRAVAKNVRVSPRKLRSLVNVVRGKSVDEALAVLKFASTPKARAIAKTVKSAAFNAENNFQMSPQLKIVAIFVDAGRTMKRYRPRARGRATPILKRSSHITVIVAEEEGKLGA; the protein is encoded by the coding sequence ATGGAAGTAAGAGCAGTAGCTAAAAATGTACGTGTGTCACCCCGTAAATTGCGCTCGTTGGTAAACGTGGTGCGGGGTAAGAGTGTAGACGAGGCGTTGGCGGTACTCAAGTTTGCTTCGACGCCGAAGGCCCGTGCTATTGCTAAAACAGTAAAGTCGGCGGCATTCAATGCTGAGAATAATTTCCAGATGTCGCCACAGTTGAAGATTGTTGCCATATTCGTTGATGCAGGGCGGACAATGAAGAGGTATCGTCCGCGCGCTCGGGGGCGGGCCACCCCTATCCTTAAGCGTTCTAGCCATATTACAGTTATCGTTGCTGAGGAGGAGGGAAAACTTGGGGCGTAA
- the rpsS gene encoding 30S ribosomal protein S19: MSRSTKKGPAVNAKLMKKVEMLTRSGEKAVIKTWARSSTILPEMVGLTIGVHNGRRHVPIFITENMVGHKLGEFAVTRTFRGHVAKAEKATQPRKQT; the protein is encoded by the coding sequence ATGTCGAGGTCAACTAAAAAAGGGCCCGCTGTTAATGCTAAGCTAATGAAGAAGGTGGAAATGCTCACCCGCTCTGGTGAGAAGGCGGTAATCAAGACATGGGCGCGTTCGTCTACTATACTGCCTGAGATGGTGGGCCTTACCATCGGGGTGCATAATGGTCGGAGGCATGTGCCTATCTTTATTACCGAGAATATGGTGGGGCATAAGCTGGGTGAGTTTGCTGTAACCAGGACCTTCAGGGGCCATGTTGCTAAGGCGGAGAAGGCCACTCAGCCAAGGAAGCAAACGTAG